One Setaria italica strain Yugu1 chromosome I, Setaria_italica_v2.0, whole genome shotgun sequence DNA window includes the following coding sequences:
- the LOC101768599 gene encoding glutathione S-transferase T3-like, with protein sequence MGSRLPRGTGLAAAFMGRASSLAAAPNSSNSAAALFPAGRGFGSTGWGFPTSGGSPSSNRFPIPPSPCPVWWEAPGVGTPSNWDPTRDKETHPPGGFMSYFPNQLHNFHLVGATMSTTVSNHNAESSPIDLENLSDHQHDGVDSDSENVRTEKRILWTIDEDEKLMSSWVENSTDSTQGADRGGNQYWGEVVDSYNKSIPLNRKRNAKQCKDRWHKINKWTDLFECAYLKAQRVFASGYSEDMWYDAAQTFYVEDNKKLKLGPFTLKKVWKACRGEPKWKTYNEELKKARKRKAHQLDQGEDTNDESSDEMPKRPIGQKAAKKASLAAKGKSKELGEDGISKESAIDVDGLDKLSKIQENVAANRMKALEIQQKLSAEKLESSRMAHLTAQENREAKKLEKESKMMEAYTTLISRDTSAMSDEEKDYEDI encoded by the exons atggggagcAGGCTTCCCCGTGGAACCGGCTTGGCGGCAGCATTCATGGGGCGTGCAAGCAGCTTGGCAGCAGCACCCAACTCATCCAACTCGGCGGCGGCCCTCTTCCCTGCTGGTCGCGGATTTGGCTCCACCGGATGGGGATTTCCAACATCTGGTGGCTCTCCTTCCTCCAATAGATTCCCAATCCCTCCTTCCCCATGTCCAGTATGGTGGGAAGCACCTGGAGTTGGTACTCCATCGAATTGGGATCCAACAAG GGACAAAGAGACACACCCACCTGGTGGATTTATGAGTTATTTTCCTAACCAGCTGCATAACTTTCATTTGGTTGGAGCAACAATGAGTACAACAGTTTCAAACCACAATGCTGAAAGTTCACCAATAGATTTGGAAAATTTATCTGATCACCAGCATGATGGAGTTGATAGTGACAGTGAAAATGTAAGAACTGAAAAGCGGATCTTATGGACAATAGATGAGGATGAAAAATTGATGAGCTCTTGGGTTGAAAATTCTACGGACTCTACACAAGGAGCTGATAGGGGTGGCAACCAGTATTGGGGTGAGGTTGTTGATTCGTACAACAAGAGTATCCCGTTAAATAGGAAAAGAAATGCCAAGCAATGCAAGGATCGATGGCACAAGATCAATAAGTGGACTGACCTTTTTGAATGTGCTTACTTGAAGGCTCAAAGAGTATTTGCAAGTGGTTATTCTGAGGATATGTGGTATGATGCAGCCCAAACCTTTTATGTGGAGGACAACAAAAAGCTTAAGCTAGGACCCTTCACGCTAAAAAAGGTTTGGAAAGCTTGCCGAGGAGAGCCGAAGTGGAAGACATACAATGAAGAGTTGAAGAAGGCACGTAAAAGGAAGGCACACCAGCTTGATCAAGGAGAGGATACAAATGATGAAAGTTCAGATGAAATGCCAAAGAGACCAATAGGGCAGAAAGCAGCAAAAAAGGCTTCTCTTGCTGCAAAAGGTAAATCAAAGGAACTAGGTGAAGATGGTATATCAAAAGAGTCAGCAATTGATGTGGATGGACTTGATAAGTTGAGCAAAATACAAGAAAATGTTGCTGCAAATCGCATGAAGGCGTTAGAGATTCAACAGAAATTGTCTGCTGAGAAGCTTGAAAGCTCTAGGATGGCTCACCTTACTGCTCAGGAGAACAGAGAGGCAAAGAAACTTGAGAAAGAATCCAAGATGATGGAGGCCTACACTACTCTCATCTCTAGAGATACAAGTGCAATGTCTGATGAAGAAAA GGACTATGAAGACATTTGA
- the LOC101777341 gene encoding serine/arginine repetitive matrix protein 1 translates to MRCKQHTYQAGGGVCATCLRDRLLALAAERNGASSPPSPAQAPPAPEPEPAAFPRSVSPYVSRRKSDAAAGGGGALRNHPSLLFFRTPQVGPAYGGGGGGALEEGDIAYEYEKRRAGKFSVLAMLFGHHHRSEEDKHQGGVAKERKKYSWFAGIIPRRRKKQAPAAASSSPPSAPPRRSCRVVSNRGLSPERDSHGSGDESSSPNADPPWRPSPSPMRKTPCRRRQTNSLPSGFAVCLSPLVRPSPGRRHRGVQPPDPAAFSCELRPSPLHNLSSAASVTRCRSRKLADGGRFR, encoded by the coding sequence ATGAGGTGCAAGCAGCACACGTaccaggccggcggcggcgtctgcgCCACGTGCCTCCGCGACCGCctgctcgcgctcgcggcggAGCGCAACGGCGCCTCCTCGCCCCCCTCGCCCGCGCAGGCTCCTCCCgcgcccgagcccgagcccgcgGCGTTCCCTAGGTCGGTGTCGCCGTACGTGTCCCGCAGGAAGTcggacgccgcggcgggcgggggcggcgcgctCAGGAACCACCCGAGCCTGCTCTTCTTCCGGACGCCGCAGGTGGGGCCcgcctacggcggcggcggcggcggcgcgctcgagGAGGGCGACATAGCCTATGAGTACGAGAAGCGGCGCGCCGGCAAGTTCTCCGTGCTCGCCATGCTCTTCGGCCACCACCACAGGTCGGAGGAGGACAAGCATCAGGGGGGCGTCGCCAAGGAGCGCAAGAAATATTCTTGGTTCGCCGGGATCATACCGCGCCGCCGCAAGAAgcaggcgccggccgccgcctcctcctcgccgccgtcggccccgCCCAGGCGCTCCTGCCGCGTGGTCAGCAACCGGGGGCTCTCGCCGGAGCGAGACAGCCACGGGAGCGGCGATGAGAGCAGCTCGCCCAACGCGGATCCGCCGTGGCGGCCTTCCCCGTCCCCGATGCGGAAGACCCCGTGCCGGCGCCGCCAGACCAACAGCTTGCCGTCGGGCTTCGCCGTCTGCCTCAGCCCGCTCGTGCGGCCCAGCCCGGGGCGCCGCCACCGGGGCGTCCAGCCGCCGGACCCCGCCGCCTTCTCCTGCGAGCTCCGGCCGTCGCCGCTCCACAACCTCTCGTCCGCGGCCTCCGTTACGCGCTGCCGCTCCAGAAAGCTTGCCGACGGCGGCCGGTTCCGGTGA
- the LOC105913482 gene encoding uncharacterized protein LOC105913482, whose product MFRRRFRMNKPLFLRIVHTLSERFPYFTQRPDATGREGLSSLQKCTSAIRMLAYGTPADALDEVLKIAASTSLDILGKFAIGIIECFGNEYLRPPTTDELEKILQVNEARGFPGMLGSIDCMHWAWKNCPKGWAGMFTRGDKGVPTMILEAVASHDLHIWHAFFGTAGSQNDLNVLNKSPLFIDVIKGEAPKVHYIVNGNQYEMGYYLGDRIYPEWAVIVKTISSPQTDKDKLYAKMQEGARKDVECAFGVLQSRFDIVRRPARLWKQMDVINIMQACVILHNMIVEDEKELVRVPLDVNENASATIVLPPEVRTSNDPNPCFTEVLRRNSAIQARPTHRQLKKDLVEHMWQRYGNREN is encoded by the coding sequence ATGTTCCGTAGGAGATTTCGCATGAATAAACCCTTGTTTCTTCGCATCGTACATACTTTAAGTGAGAGGTTTCCTTATTTTACACAAAGGCCGGATGCAACTGGTAGAGAAGGGCTGTCATCACTTCAAAAGTGTACATCGGCTATTCGGATGCTAGCATACGGTACACCGGCAGATGCACTTGATGAGGTGCTCAAGATTGCTGCAAGCACTTCATTGGATATTTTAGGAAAATTTGCTATTGGAATTATTGAATGTTTTGGTAATGAATACTTGCGCCCTCCTACTACCGATGAACTAGAAAAAATTTTACAAGTCAATGAGGCTCGAGGTTTTCCTGGAATGTTGGGAAGCATTGATTGTATGCACTGGGCATGGAAAAATTGTCCAAAAGGATGGGCTGGTATGTTCACACGTGGTGATAAGGGTGTTCCAACTATGATCCTCGAAGCAGTGGCCTCTCATGATCTCCATATATGGCATGCCTTCTTTGGTACCGCCGGATCTCAGAACGATCTCAATGTTCTAAACAAATCACCACTGTTCATCGATGTCATAAAAGGTGAAGCTCCTAAGGTACATTACATTGTAAATGGAAATCAGTATGAAATGGGCTACTACCTCGGTGATAGAATATATCCAGAATGGGCGGTGATCGTGAAGACAATATCGTCTCCTCAGACGGATAAAGACAAACTATATGCAAAGATGCAAGAAGGAGCAAGAAAGGATGTCGAGTGCGCATTTGGCGTTTTGCAGTCCCGCTTTGATATTGTTCGTCGACCGGCAAGGCTATGGAAGCAGATGGACGTTATCAACATAATGCAAGCTTGTGTTATCCTTCACAATATGATTGTGGAAGATGAGAAGGAATTGGTTAGAGTTCCTTTGGATGTCAATGAGAATGCGAGTGCGACGATAGTGCTCCCGCCTGAAGTTCGCACTAGCAACGACCCTAATCCATGCTTTACAGAGGTGCTTCGAAGGAATTCCGCTATCCAAGCTCGGCCCACGCATAGGCAACTCAAGAAAGATCTAGTCGAGCACATGTGGCAGCGCTATGGAAATAgagaaaattag
- the LOC101777752 gene encoding uncharacterized protein LOC101777752, with protein sequence MASLHPATATLPPRQSLAPSPGASSLSWYASIAVSRIPPPPRLALHSLAPAHGPRNRQSLVVCAAWTRRSRSEAEQRPNRKSWKQRTDMYMRPFQLNVFFSKRFVHAKVMHRGTSKVIAVATTNAKDLRLTLPSLVDDNACRTIGRLIAERSMDADVFALAYEPKKNERIEGKLGIIIDTIKEHGIIFV encoded by the exons ATGGCCTCGCTCCACCCCGCGACGGCCACGCTACCCCCGCGGCAATCCCTCGCGCCCTCTCCCGGCGCGTCGTCACTCTCGTGGTACGCCTCCATCGCCGTCTCCCGCATCCCGCCGCCCCCTCGACTCGCGCTCCACTCGCTGGCCCCGGCTCACGGGCCCCGCAACCGCCAG AGCCTGGTGGTGTGCGCGGCGTGGACGCGGCGCTCCCGGAGCGAGGCGGAGCAGCGGCCCAACCGCAAGTCCTGGAAGCAGCGCACGGACATGTACATGCGCCCCTTCCAGCTCAACGTCTTCTTCTCCAAGCGCTTCGTGCACGCCAAGGTCATGCACAGGGGCACCAGCAAGGTcatcgccgtcgccaccaccaaCGCCAAGGACCTCCGCCTCACGCTGCCGTCCCTCGTCGACGACAACGCCTGCAGGACCATCGGGAGGCTCATCGCGGAGCGGTCCATGGACGCCGACGTCTTCGCCCTGGCCTACGAGCCCAAGAAGAACGAGCGGATCGAGGGCAAGCTCGGGATCATCATCGACACCATTAAGGAACATGGCATCATATTCGTCTAG